Part of the Deltaproteobacteria bacterium genome, TCTCTCTGTTAAATGCATCGGCTACCTTCTTGGCGAAAACTGCCGGTAAAAAGTTTTTATAACGCACGCCCGGCTTGTTTATGTTGTCTTGAGCTTGATCCATGACTGAGCGGATTGCGTTAGTGAGCGCTACGACACTTTCGTTAAACGGTAGGGGCATGCTCGTCATGTCGTAGTACTTGTTCTTTGCCATTTCTTCGACTTTTGTAGCCGTAAGATCTTTATTGCCAATATCGGGGTTATTTATCAGATCCTGGTTGTCTGAAATAACAGCTCGAGCTGCCCGAAAGTAAGTAGTTATCTCAGTTGATATTTGTTCGTAGTTTACTTGCTGCGCTGAAACTATTCCCGTTGGCGAAATGAATAGCGAAATTATAATAAATAAGAATAAACAATAAACTCCCGCTGAGAACTGTTGCTTTTTATTCTTGATTTCTTGCCTTCGGAAAATTGCTGTAACCATAATTCTGTGTATTTAAAAAAATTATTATCTATTAAAATTATTCACTCTCTTAAGTCTTATCTCTAGTGAGCGCCTGTCATTGTAGGAGAAAAAGCCTTTCGCAAGCTTTCTTAACGATTTCGCGAGCTTCGTCTCCTTTGACGTTTTTAGTGTAAATCGCTATACATTCGTCCGCAGTTTGTGGCCCAAACATGCCAAGACCCATCTTCTTGGTTTCTTTGTTCGGGAAACTTTTATCGCAGTCGTCCAGGACTTTTTGCACAAATTCAAAAGAACCACCTTTTTCAATTTTCATTAAAATGCATTGATAGTAATTTTGCGGGCCAAAACGGCCTACTCCAGCAAAAAGAAGCAAAATAATCAAAACGCGCATGAATTTTCTCCGTGTTCGATTCGTTCCCTTAGTAATTATTTATTGATTTTAATAGTAGAGATTGGACACTCATGAGTTCAACCTTTATTTAAAAACGAAACCACACTAAACCTTAACTACCTGAAACCAATTAACTCTCTCTTACTACTTTTTACTAAGGTGTCAAACACCGAACGAAACAATTGTTTTTTTCAACCACTTCTGTTGGTTGATTGAGGAAGCTTTAGTTTACCTATCTGCCCCCTCGGCCTGTTCCAATTACGGCGCAATAGCTGATACCACTCCGCTATACGGTATGGTAACGGCATGTTTTTCCTAACGCAAAAGCCTTTTGTTAAGCGTGGGGTCGGAAAGCTACTGATTATCCACGCACCTATAGTTAGATTAGATACAGAACTTCCTTGATTGGTTTCTTTATGTGCAGCTGAGATTATGCGTTCAACGGGCCAACCATGTCTGGGTAAACTGTTTGATTGTTGTAGTTTTTTTCTGTCCAATTAGTATGCACTTGCCCCTGAATAAATTCAGTTTGTTTGAGCAGCCAACGATGGAATTCAAGTGTAGTGTTTACCCCTTCGATTCGATAT contains:
- a CDS encoding DUF3365 domain-containing protein, which encodes MVTAIFRRQEIKNKKQQFSAGVYCLFLFIIISLFISPTGIVSAQQVNYEQISTEITTYFRAARAVISDNQDLINNPDIGNKDLTATKVEEMAKNKYYDMTSMPLPFNESVVALTNAIRSVMDQAQDNINKPGVRYKNFLPAVFAKKVADAFNREMRDKMFIKLTAPSTYVRNLANHPDSWEATVLDTRFSLPTWTKGKAFFEENLHRGKQAFRFILPEYYGNSCLKCHGEPKGSLDITGGRTEGGKLGELGGAISLAIYK